Genomic DNA from Streptomyces venezuelae:
GCCACAGCTGGTCGACGCTGACCGAGTACGGCAACATCGCCAGCGCGGTCGTCCTGGACGCGGCCCTGCGCCTGTTCGAAGAGGACACCCCGATGCCCGACGCCACCGGCCTGATCGCCGGCTTCGGCCCCGGCATCACCGCCGAGATGGCCCTGGGCCGCTGGAACAGCGACACCCCGCCCGCCGCCGGCTGACCCGCCCCCGCCCCGCCCCGCCCCGCCTCGCCCAGGCGCAGCAGGGCCGCGCGCCGCGCGAGATGTCCGCGACAACCGAAGGAAAACCATCACATGACTGCCAGCCTGATCGTCCCGCCCGGTGGGGGACGCACGCTGAAGACCCCGGCGCAGGAGGTGACCTTCAAGGCCACCCAGGCGCAGGGCTCCGCCGTCTCCATCTTCGAGGTGATCGTCCCGCCCGGCTTCGACGTCGGCGCCCACGTCCACCACGAGTCCCAGGAGTTCTTCTACGTCCTTGAGGGCGAGCTGGACCTGATGTGCTTCGAGCCCACCCGGCGCACCCGCGACACCTGGCACCACTGGCGCTCCGCCAGCGGCGAACGCGTCATCCGCGCCGCCGAGGGCGGCTGCATGTTCGTGCCGACCGGCACCCCGCACGCCTTCCGCAACGCCACCGACAAACCGGTCAAGATGCTCTTCCAGAGCTTCCCCTCGCCCGACCACGAGCAGTACTTCGAGGAGATCGCGGAGATCTGGGCACGCGGCACCACCGTCGACCCGGCCGCGGTGGAGGAGATGCGCAAGCGCTACGACGTCGAGGAACTCACCCCCCTGCGCTACCAGCCCCCCACCGCCACCGCTACCGCTGCGGC
This window encodes:
- a CDS encoding cupin domain-containing protein, encoding MTASLIVPPGGGRTLKTPAQEVTFKATQAQGSAVSIFEVIVPPGFDVGAHVHHESQEFFYVLEGELDLMCFEPTRRTRDTWHHWRSASGERVIRAAEGGCMFVPTGTPHAFRNATDKPVKMLFQSFPSPDHEQYFEEIAEIWARGTTVDPAAVEEMRKRYDVEELTPLRYQPPTATATAAAPQPQGT